A genome region from Candidatus Hydrogenedentota bacterium includes the following:
- a CDS encoding Gfo/Idh/MocA family oxidoreductase has product MKTRWGLLGSAGIARRRTIPEGIVRAKNAMLAAVFDVNGAANAEVAAQYKAKACASKEELLESDVDIVYVATPAWLHCEQVVRAAKAGKHVFCEKPLGMTPAEGEMMLAACRDAGVKLGAGFMMRFHAQHQAALELVREGRLGVPVLGRAQLSCWYPPIEGAWRQDPQLGGGGSLMDLGGHCIDLLELFFGRVAGVQCLTGNLVHSYASEDTAVVLLDFVSGAKGVVDCLFNVPDAASRNRLELYGSLGSILAEGTIGQGELGKMEAILQEDAGEYAARQERGASGGVAVSPAPVNMYRAEVEAFSQAVLDDAPPPVGGEDGLWSQKVLAACYKSAANGARVELR; this is encoded by the coding sequence ATGAAGACAAGATGGGGCCTGCTGGGGTCCGCCGGCATCGCGCGGCGCAGAACCATACCCGAGGGGATTGTCCGGGCCAAGAACGCGATGCTCGCCGCCGTTTTCGACGTGAACGGCGCGGCGAACGCGGAGGTGGCGGCGCAGTACAAGGCCAAGGCCTGCGCAAGCAAGGAGGAGCTGCTGGAGTCGGACGTGGACATCGTCTATGTCGCCACGCCCGCATGGCTCCACTGCGAGCAGGTGGTGCGTGCGGCGAAGGCAGGGAAGCATGTCTTCTGCGAGAAGCCCCTCGGCATGACCCCGGCGGAGGGCGAAATGATGCTCGCCGCATGCCGGGATGCGGGGGTGAAACTGGGCGCGGGGTTCATGATGCGTTTCCACGCCCAGCATCAGGCGGCGCTGGAACTTGTGCGGGAAGGGCGGCTCGGCGTGCCGGTCCTCGGGCGCGCGCAGCTTTCCTGCTGGTACCCGCCCATCGAGGGCGCATGGCGGCAGGACCCGCAACTGGGCGGCGGCGGCAGCCTGATGGATCTCGGCGGCCACTGCATTGATCTGCTGGAGCTGTTCTTCGGGCGCGTGGCGGGCGTCCAGTGCCTCACGGGAAACCTGGTCCATTCCTACGCCAGCGAGGACACCGCCGTGGTGCTGCTGGATTTCGTCTCCGGAGCAAAGGGCGTGGTGGACTGCCTGTTCAACGTGCCCGACGCGGCGTCGCGCAACCGGCTGGAGCTTTACGGCTCCCTCGGCAGCATCCTGGCGGAGGGCACCATCGGCCAGGGCGAACTGGGAAAGATGGAGGCCATCCTCCAGGAGGACGCCGGAGAGTACGCCGCCCGGCAGGAGCGCGGCGCGTCCGGCGGCGTGGCGGTCAGCCCCGCGCCGGTGAACATGTACCGCGCCGAGGTGGAGGCCTTTTCCCAGGCCGTGCTCGACGATGCCCCGCCGCCCGTCGGCGGCGAGGACGGCCTATGGAGTCAGAAGGTGCTGGCGGCGTGCTACAAGAGCGCGGCCAACGGCGCAAGGGTCGAACTGCGGTGA